In Archocentrus centrarchus isolate MPI-CPG fArcCen1 chromosome 21, fArcCen1, whole genome shotgun sequence, the following are encoded in one genomic region:
- the LOC115801070 gene encoding pyridoxal kinase-like encodes MECRVLSIQSHVVRGYVGNKSAAFPLQVLGFEVDSINSVQFSNHTGYAHWKGQVLTAEELNVLYDGIKLNNVNHYDYILTGYSRDISFLETVVDIIKELKKANPSLVYVCDPVMGDQGAMYVPENLLPVYKDKVVPLADILTPNQFEAQLLTGRKINTEEDAIEVMDLLHKMGPETVVLTSTDLPSKQGDQFLVALGSQKIKKPDGTNTDQKICMDIPKIDAVFVGTGDLFAAMMLAWTHHHPKDLKTACEKTVSVMHHVIKRTITYASEMAGPGKRPTPAQLELRMVQSKADIENPAIVVEAKLLQKSSH; translated from the exons ATGGAGTGTCGCGTGTTGTCCATTCAGAGTCACGTTGTCAGGGGATACGTGGGGAACAAATCGGCAGCATTCCCGCTGCAG GTGCTGGGCTTTGAAGTGGACTCCATCAACTCGGTGCAGTTCTCCAATCACACAG GCTACGCCCACTGGAAGGGGCAAGTACTGACAGCAGAGGAGCTGAATGTGCTCTATGATGGCATTAAACTCAACAATGTGAACCACTATGACTACATCCTCACAG GGTACAGCAGGGACATCTCCTTTCTGGAGACAGTGGTTGATATTATTAAGGAGCTGAAGAAGGCCAATCCCAGCTTGGTGTACG TTTGTGATCCTGTTATGGGAGACCAGGGTGCTATG TATGTTCCAGAGAACCTTCTGCCAGTCTACAAGGACAAAGTAGTGCCTTTGGCTGACATCCTCACTCCCAACCAATTTGAAGCACA gCTCTTAACAGGGAGGAAAAttaacacagaggaagatgCTATTGAG GTGATGGACTTGCTTCATAAAATGGGTCCAGAGACTGTGGTCCTCACTAGTACAGACCTTCCATCGAAACAGGGGGACCAGTTCCTGGTGGCTCTTGGAAGCCAAAAAATAA AGAAACCAGATGGGACCAACACAGATCAGAAAATCTGCATGGACATCCCCAAAATCGATGCTGTATTTGTGGGAACAGGAGACCTGTTTGCTGCTATGATGTTAGCCTGGACTCATCATCACCCCAAGGACCTGAAG ACTGCCTGTGAGAAGACTGTTTCTGTCATGCACCATGTCATTAAGAGGACCATTACCTATGCCAGTG aaatggcTGGCCCTGGGAAAAGACCCACCCCCGCACAACTGGAGCTGAGGATGGTTCAGAGCAAAGCGGACATCGAGAATCCTGCCATTGTAGTAGAAGCCAAGCTTTTACAAAAGTCTTCACACTAA